In Anser cygnoides isolate HZ-2024a breed goose chromosome 16, Taihu_goose_T2T_genome, whole genome shotgun sequence, one genomic interval encodes:
- the MMP9 gene encoding matrix metalloproteinase-9, protein MGLVLLAPLALALLALSCRAAPLQTKPQAVVTFPGELLSTLSDVELAESYLLRFGYTTEAEVRRSSKHVSLAKALRKMQKQLGLKETGELDSSTLEAMRAPRCGVPDVGGFLTFEGDLKWDHMDLTYRVMNYSPDLDRAVIDDAFKRAFKVWSDVTPLTFTQIYSGEADIMIMFGSQEHGDGYPFDGKDGLLAHAFPPGSGIQGDAHFDDDEFWTLGTGLVVKTRYGNANGASCHFPFVFEGRSYSRCITEGRTDGMPWCATTASYDADKTYGFCPSELLYTNGGNSDGSPCVFPFIFDGTSYDTCTTDGRSDGYRWCATTANFDQDKKYGFCPNRDTAVIGGNSQGDPCVFPFTFLGQSYSACTSQGRQDGKLWCATTSNYDTDKKWGFCPDRGYSIFLVAAHEFGHSLGLDHSSVREALMYPMYSYVQDFQLHPDDVQGIQYLYGRGSGPEPTPPEPLPTEEPQPLPTEAGSASTTEEEETLEPTAEPSPVDPSRDACMEKNFDAITEINGELHFFKNGKYWTRSSFWKSGIQGAFSTADTWPGLPAVIDAAFQDVLTKRVFFFSGRQFWVFSGKSMLGPRGIEKLGIGKEASRISGALQRGRGKVLLFSGENYWRLDVKVQRVDKGYPRATDDVFTGVPLDARNVFLYQDKYHFCQGSFYWRMTPRYQVDRVGYVKYDILQCPQH, encoded by the exons ATGGGGCTCGTCCTCCTGGCCCCGCTCGCCTTGGCGCTGCTGGCCCTCTCCTGCCGCGCAGCCCCGCTGCAGACCAAGCCGCAGGCTGTCGTCACCTTCCCGggggagctgctcagcaccctgtCGGACGTGGAGCTGGCGGAG agctACCTGCTGCGGTTTGGCTACACCACAGAGGCGGAGGTGAGGAGGAGCAGCAAGCACGTGTCCCTGGCCAAGGCGCTGCGCAAGATGCAGAAGCAGCTGGGGCTGAAGGAGACGGGGGAGCTGGACAGCAGCACCCTGGAGGCCATGCGAGCCCCCCGCTGTGGGGTCCCCGACGTGGGGGGATTCCTCACCTTTGAGGGGGACCTCAAATGGGATCACATGGACCTCACGTACCG GGTGATGAACTACTCCCCCGACCTGGACCGTGCTGTGATAGACGACGCCTTCAAGCGAGCATTCAAGGTGTGGAGTGATGTGACCCCCCTCACCTTCACCCAGATCTACAGTGGCGAGGCAGACATCATGATCATGTTCGGCAGCCAAG AGCACGGCGATGGGTACCCCTTCGACGGCAAGGACGGGCTCCTGGCCCACGCCTTTCCCCCAGGCAGCGGGATACAGGGCGATGCCCACTTTGATGACGACGAGTTCTGGACCTTGGGAACTGGCTTAG TGGTGAAGACTCGCTATGGGAACGCCAACGGGGCCAGCTGCCACTTCCCCTTCGTGTTCGAGGGCCGCTCTTATTCCCGGTGCATCACGGAGGGGCGCACGGACGGGATGCCCTGGTGTGCCACCACCGCCAGCTATGATGCCGACAAGACCTACGGCTTCTGCCCCAGCGAAC TGCTCTACACCAACGGTGGCAACAGCGACGGGTCCCCCTGCGTCTTCCCCTTCATCTTTGACGGCACCTCCTACGACACCTGCACCACGGACGGGCGCTCTGATGGCTACCGCTGGTGCGCGACCACAGCCAACTTCGACCAGGACAAGAAATACGGCTTCTGCCCCAACCGAG ACACAGCGGTGATCGGCGGCAACTCCCAAGGGGACCCGTGCGTCTTCCCCTTCACCTTCCTGGGGCAGTCCTACAGCGCGTGCACCAGCCAGGGCCGGCAGGATGGGAAGCTCTGGTGTGCCACCACCAGCAACTACGACACTGACAAGAAGTGGGGCTTCTGCCCGGACAGAG GTTACAGCATCTTCCTGGTGGCTGCCCACGAGTTTGGGCACTCACTGGGGCTGGACCACTCCAGCGTGCGCGAGGCGCTGATGTACCCCATGTACAGCTACGTCCAGGACTTCCAGCTGCACCCAGACGATGTCCAGGGCATCCAGTACCTCTACG GTCGTGGCTCTGGCCCTGAGCCCACCCCCCCAGAGCCTCTGCCCACCGaggagccccagcccctgcccaccgaGGCTGGCAGTGCCTCCAccacggaggaggaggagacgcTGGAGCCCACAGCTGAGCCCAGCCCTGTGGACCCCAGCCGGGATGCCTGCATGGAGAAGAACTTCGATGCCATCACAGAGATCAACGGGGAGCTGCATTTCTTCAAGAACGG GAAATACTGGACCCGCTCGTCCTTCTGGAAATCGGGCATCCAGGGGGCCTTCTCCACCGCAGACACCTGGCCTGGCCTCCCGGCTGTCATTGACGCAGCGTTCCAGGATGTGCTCACCAAGagggttttcttcttttctg GTCGGCAGTTCTGGGTGTTTTCTGGCAAGAGCATGCTGGGCCCCCGCGGGATCGAGAAGCTGGGCATTGGGAAGGAAGCCAGCCGCATCTCGGGGGCCCTGCAGCGGGGACGTGGCAAAGTGCTGCTCTTCAGCGGGGAGAACTACTGGCG GCTGGATGTGAAGGTCCAGAGGGTGGATAAGGGCTACCCCCGTGCCACTGACGATGTCTTCACCGGCGTCCCCCTTGATGCGCGCAATGTCTTCCTGTACCAAG ACAAGTACCACTTCTGCCAGGGCAGCTTCTACTGGAGGATGACTCCACGCTACCAGGTGGACCGCGTGGGCTACGTCAAGTACGACATCCTGCAGTGCCCCCAGCACTAG